Proteins found in one Tumebacillus sp. BK434 genomic segment:
- a CDS encoding peptidylprolyl isomerase, giving the protein MKKAIAGAVIGAAVVGGIWFFSNAEGNVATVGNTNISEEQFYSKLEQAGGKDTLKRMIEEQVVLNQGKSLGLLATDAEIDKEIQTIIDERFEKDKAKLEAALKQSNMTLDDLKREMKISVTAKKIATKDITVSDDEIKEYYEQNKASTLGTPAKAKAKHILIKDEGKANEIYKQLQANPADFEKLAKEHSEDSSKDLGGDLGEFPKGTMVSEFEAVVFNKDVKLNEVQKPVKSEFGYHIIKVESRTDAVVPKLEDVKGKIADTLKEQKAKPFTDLITELTAKEKIKISKQEYKDIMDPAPAGDGSTDTHTEGDGHNH; this is encoded by the coding sequence ATGAAAAAAGCAATTGCAGGCGCAGTGATCGGTGCAGCGGTTGTAGGCGGTATCTGGTTCTTTTCGAACGCAGAAGGCAACGTCGCAACGGTAGGCAACACGAACATCTCCGAGGAGCAGTTCTACTCCAAGCTGGAGCAGGCAGGCGGCAAAGACACCTTGAAGCGCATGATCGAAGAGCAGGTCGTGCTTAACCAGGGCAAGTCGCTCGGCCTGCTGGCGACCGACGCGGAGATCGACAAAGAGATCCAGACGATCATCGACGAGCGCTTTGAAAAAGACAAGGCGAAGCTGGAAGCGGCGCTGAAACAAAGCAACATGACCCTTGATGACCTCAAGCGTGAGATGAAGATTTCTGTCACCGCGAAGAAGATCGCGACCAAGGACATCACCGTTTCTGATGACGAGATCAAGGAATACTACGAGCAAAACAAAGCGAGCACCCTCGGCACTCCGGCTAAGGCCAAAGCGAAACACATCCTGATCAAGGATGAAGGCAAAGCAAACGAGATCTACAAGCAGCTGCAAGCGAACCCGGCCGATTTTGAAAAGCTGGCGAAAGAGCACTCCGAAGACTCCTCCAAGGATCTTGGCGGCGACCTCGGCGAGTTCCCGAAAGGCACCATGGTCTCAGAGTTCGAAGCGGTTGTCTTCAACAAAGACGTCAAGCTGAACGAAGTGCAAAAACCGGTCAAATCGGAATTCGGCTACCACATCATCAAAGTCGAATCCCGCACCGACGCTGTCGTTCCGAAGCTCGAAGATGTCAAAGGTAAGATCGCTGACACCTTGAAAGAGCAAAAAGCGAAGCCGTTTACCGATCTGATCACCGAACTGACTGCAAAAGAAAAGATCAAGATCAGCAAACAAGAATACAAAGACATCATGGACCCGGCTCCGGCAGGTGACGGCAGCACCGATACCCACACCGAGGGTGACGGTCACAACCACTAA
- a CDS encoding helix-turn-helix domain-containing protein, translating into MEQSSNYTLGAKLREMRLSKKWTLNELSQRSGLSISHISSLERGTRTKPSMEVVRKLANALQIPVHYLHDDDTIDKDMYSEADRILSRFSPDTQAFLLQEDSVPYIMFAKRLYELRGEERGIIKALHEFLESTK; encoded by the coding sequence GTGGAACAATCCTCGAACTATACGCTGGGAGCCAAACTGCGCGAGATGCGCCTGAGCAAAAAGTGGACGCTGAATGAACTGTCCCAACGCTCCGGCCTCTCGATCAGCCACATCTCCTCATTGGAACGGGGCACTCGCACCAAGCCCTCGATGGAAGTGGTGCGCAAACTGGCCAACGCTTTGCAAATACCGGTGCACTACCTGCACGATGACGACACGATCGACAAGGACATGTACTCCGAAGCGGACCGTATCCTGTCGCGATTCTCACCGGATACCCAAGCGTTCCTGCTGCAAGAGGACTCGGTGCCGTATATCATGTTCGCGAAACGCCTGTATGAACTGCGCGGCGAAGAGCGCGGCATCATCAAGGCGCTGCATGAGTTTTTGGAGAGCACGAAATAG
- a CDS encoding enoyl-CoA hydratase-related protein: MYETILYALENGVLTLTLNRPQVMNAYNQQMGDELYDALKKAEQDDNVRAIVLTGTGRAFCSGQDLNDGAEFNHADLSNAVRERYNPLIVRMQTMRKPIIAAVNGAAAGAGAAFALAADLRIASDKAKFTIAFCKIGLVPDSGASYFLPRLIGVGKAMELALTGEVVTAAEAERLGMVNKVVPAEELDTVVREFAQKIAAGPTYALGLTKRSIYQGSESDLFTALETEAQYQGMAGRSEDFREGVQAFLEKRAPEFTGR; encoded by the coding sequence ATGTACGAAACGATTTTGTATGCTTTGGAAAACGGAGTTTTGACTTTGACGCTGAACCGCCCGCAGGTGATGAACGCCTACAACCAGCAGATGGGCGATGAACTGTATGATGCGCTGAAAAAAGCGGAGCAGGATGACAACGTGCGCGCGATCGTGCTGACCGGGACCGGGCGGGCGTTCTGCTCGGGACAGGATCTCAACGACGGAGCCGAATTCAATCACGCCGACCTGTCCAATGCGGTGCGCGAGCGCTACAACCCGCTGATCGTGCGCATGCAGACGATGCGCAAGCCGATCATCGCGGCGGTCAACGGCGCAGCAGCCGGGGCTGGCGCAGCATTCGCTCTGGCGGCCGACCTGCGCATCGCCTCCGACAAAGCAAAATTCACCATCGCGTTCTGCAAGATCGGCCTCGTGCCCGATTCGGGCGCGAGCTATTTCCTGCCGCGCCTGATCGGCGTCGGCAAAGCGATGGAGCTGGCGTTGACCGGCGAGGTGGTCACGGCAGCAGAGGCGGAGCGCCTCGGCATGGTCAACAAAGTGGTGCCGGCCGAAGAGCTGGACACCGTCGTGCGCGAATTCGCGCAGAAGATCGCAGCAGGGCCGACCTATGCGCTGGGCTTGACCAAGCGCTCGATCTACCAAGGCTCGGAAAGCGATCTGTTCACCGCGCTGGAAACGGAAGCGCAGTATCAAGGAATGGCCGGGCGGAGCGAAGATTTCCGCGAAGGGGTGCAGGCGTTTTTGGAGAAGCGCGCACCGGAGTTTACCGGGCGCTAA
- a CDS encoding EthD family reductase → MVKMIALYKHPEDLDAFTQHYFGRHLELNGKTPGLIRTEVSKFFDLRGGTPEHYLMCEMYFENLDTLKASFKTPESQAAGADLQSFAGGLVSFSFAEVVAG, encoded by the coding sequence ATGGTCAAAATGATAGCATTGTACAAACATCCTGAAGATTTGGATGCCTTTACCCAACATTATTTCGGCAGGCATTTGGAACTGAACGGGAAGACGCCGGGGCTGATCCGCACGGAGGTGTCGAAGTTTTTCGACCTGCGCGGCGGCACGCCGGAACACTATCTGATGTGCGAGATGTATTTTGAGAATCTCGACACGCTGAAAGCTTCGTTTAAAACGCCGGAGAGCCAAGCGGCAGGCGCCGACCTGCAATCGTTTGCCGGCGGACTCGTGTCGTTCTCGTTTGCGGAAGTGGTGGCGGGCTAA
- a CDS encoding Phenylacetic acid catabolic protein — MALSELEKEQQLLEKIASGETIESPEEMTEEYRENLIHLMLMQADSEVAGAFGYVPWIMKAPTTAEMLSVATITKDEVRHGRVMYKLLQELGVDVDARLKEFDFTLRVGDEVELGATRAAHDDRVNIFYYPINTWYDFIMFNVLMDRGAGHQLEDSEQSSYGPWRRVMEGIMKEELMHVAHGDSWLVRLGKDPEHRDATQEALDRWFPRVMNIFGKPNSRRNQIYRKLGLKKRDNHEVRLAFEADVRKVVERAGLRMPVWAPDWDKLQEDATITG, encoded by the coding sequence ATGGCTTTGTCCGAACTGGAAAAAGAGCAGCAGTTGCTGGAGAAGATCGCCAGCGGGGAGACGATCGAGTCGCCGGAGGAGATGACGGAGGAGTATCGGGAGAACCTGATCCACCTGATGCTGATGCAGGCCGACTCGGAAGTGGCCGGCGCGTTTGGCTATGTCCCGTGGATCATGAAAGCGCCGACGACGGCGGAGATGCTGTCGGTGGCGACGATCACCAAAGACGAAGTGCGCCACGGGCGCGTGATGTATAAGCTCCTCCAAGAGCTCGGCGTCGACGTCGATGCCCGGCTGAAGGAGTTCGATTTCACTTTGCGCGTCGGCGACGAGGTGGAGCTCGGCGCGACCCGGGCGGCGCACGATGACCGGGTGAACATTTTCTACTATCCGATCAATACGTGGTATGACTTCATCATGTTCAACGTATTGATGGACCGTGGCGCCGGGCACCAGTTGGAAGACTCGGAGCAGTCGTCCTACGGCCCGTGGCGCCGGGTGATGGAAGGGATCATGAAGGAAGAGCTGATGCACGTGGCGCACGGCGATTCGTGGCTGGTCCGGCTCGGCAAAGACCCGGAGCACCGCGACGCGACGCAGGAAGCGCTCGACCGCTGGTTCCCGCGGGTGATGAACATTTTTGGCAAACCAAATTCAAGACGCAACCAGATCTACCGCAAACTGGGCCTGAAAAAGCGCGACAACCACGAAGTGCGCCTCGCCTTCGAGGCGGACGTGCGCAAAGTGGTCGAGCGCGCGGGCCTGCGCATGCCGGTCTGGGCGCCGGACTGGGATAAGCTGCAGGAGGATGCGACGATCACCGGATGA
- a CDS encoding helix-turn-helix domain-containing protein: MMDMYRAVTLGDLLRERRTTLGLTMREVAGSTLSPTAVNNIEKGKINPTIDTVLYLCQVLQLQPEKVLLFYPDFAKTAGVLFTRIDEMVASGETDDALTLLYDMYWVAAELPDHEQHTAEIQFKISQVFADNGRFDSATTAMTDAYKLFILTKNYPRQVDAVCALAVFSKTEGQLQRALGVYTTALELAYRHQLFTRVTSILMEMAQIHMECVEQQEAIVLCNQAELVYDNLRDAEGKARAKFLRAQALAEIGKLQQALEAADAARSHFQATGDQQRLTEASRLLGEIYSGLHDYAQAREHYLQALALAESAAPDELHRAKGGLASLSLQQQEPERAREHALEALSGLQQPRDRSKLYCILAGCDLQDGNTDGYKTYMHQAVTTLQEAGDTCSAALIQCELADQTDDLELLRDGVRKLRQVIVARKRI; encoded by the coding sequence ATGATGGACATGTATCGCGCTGTCACTCTCGGGGATCTGCTCCGCGAACGCCGGACCACACTGGGCCTGACGATGCGCGAAGTAGCAGGTTCCACACTTTCCCCCACCGCTGTCAACAACATTGAAAAAGGCAAGATCAACCCGACGATCGACACGGTGCTCTATCTGTGCCAAGTTCTGCAACTGCAGCCTGAGAAAGTGCTGCTCTTTTATCCCGACTTTGCCAAAACGGCCGGTGTTCTGTTCACCCGCATCGACGAGATGGTCGCAAGCGGCGAGACAGACGATGCCTTGACTTTGCTTTATGACATGTACTGGGTGGCCGCCGAGCTGCCCGACCATGAACAGCACACCGCCGAGATTCAGTTTAAGATCTCCCAAGTGTTCGCCGACAATGGACGTTTTGACAGTGCGACAACGGCGATGACAGACGCCTACAAGCTGTTCATCCTGACCAAAAACTACCCGCGCCAAGTCGACGCCGTCTGCGCCCTCGCCGTTTTTTCCAAAACGGAAGGGCAGTTGCAACGTGCGCTCGGCGTATACACGACCGCGTTGGAGCTCGCCTACCGCCATCAGCTGTTCACCCGCGTGACCAGCATCTTGATGGAGATGGCGCAGATCCACATGGAGTGCGTCGAGCAGCAGGAGGCGATCGTGCTCTGCAACCAAGCGGAGCTGGTCTATGACAACCTCCGCGACGCCGAGGGCAAAGCCCGGGCGAAGTTCCTGCGCGCGCAGGCATTAGCCGAGATCGGCAAGCTGCAGCAGGCGCTGGAGGCTGCCGACGCTGCCCGCAGTCATTTTCAAGCGACCGGCGACCAGCAGCGGCTGACGGAAGCGTCGCGGCTGCTCGGCGAGATCTACAGCGGTCTGCACGACTATGCGCAGGCCCGCGAGCACTACCTGCAGGCGCTGGCGTTGGCTGAGAGCGCCGCTCCGGACGAGCTGCACCGCGCCAAAGGCGGGCTGGCCAGCCTGTCTCTGCAGCAGCAGGAGCCTGAACGCGCCCGCGAGCACGCGTTGGAAGCGCTATCCGGCCTGCAACAGCCGCGCGACCGCTCCAAGCTGTACTGCATCCTCGCCGGCTGCGACCTGCAGGACGGCAATACCGACGGGTACAAAACTTACATGCACCAGGCGGTGACCACCTTGCAGGAAGCGGGGGATACCTGTTCCGCCGCCTTGATCCAATGCGAGTTGGCCGACCAGACGGACGACTTGGAACTGCTCCGCGACGGAGTGCGCAAACTGCGCCAGGTGATCGTTGCGCGCAAACGAATATAA
- a CDS encoding 3-hydroxyacyl-CoA dehydrogenase NAD-binding domain-containing protein: MKVWEQPVGVIGAGTMGIGIAQAAAQAGYEVLLYDLSEAALLAALGSLRGRLEKREAIGKLATGTAAAVVSRITPVTRLELLAETALVIEAAPEQLTLKQELFAKLEAVVSPLCLLASNTSSLPITALAGGLQHPERVVGLHFFNPVPLMQLVEVIQGLRTEPRTVYLARSFAESLGKTTVLCQDTPGFLVNRVARPYYGEALRLLQEGVADVGTIDRLARDGGRFRMGPFQLMDLIGIDVNLAVSESVYRAMYEEPRYRPHPLQARLVQAGTLGRKTGRGFYRYDD; encoded by the coding sequence ATGAAAGTGTGGGAGCAGCCGGTCGGCGTCATCGGCGCGGGCACGATGGGCATCGGCATCGCCCAGGCGGCGGCGCAGGCCGGGTATGAGGTGTTGTTGTACGATCTGAGCGAAGCGGCGCTGCTGGCTGCCCTCGGCAGCTTGCGCGGCCGTCTGGAGAAGCGGGAAGCGATCGGCAAACTGGCAACCGGCACCGCTGCCGCCGTGGTCAGTAGGATCACGCCGGTGACCAGATTGGAACTGCTCGCCGAAACGGCGCTGGTGATCGAAGCGGCACCGGAGCAGTTGACGTTAAAACAGGAGCTGTTCGCCAAGCTGGAAGCGGTGGTGTCCCCGCTGTGCCTGTTGGCATCCAATACGTCGTCGCTGCCGATCACGGCGCTGGCCGGCGGATTGCAGCACCCGGAGCGGGTGGTCGGGCTGCATTTTTTCAATCCGGTGCCCTTGATGCAGCTGGTGGAAGTGATTCAGGGGCTGCGCACGGAGCCGCGCACCGTGTATCTGGCGCGCAGCTTTGCCGAGTCGCTGGGCAAGACGACGGTGCTGTGCCAGGACACACCGGGTTTTCTGGTCAACCGGGTGGCGCGGCCGTATTACGGCGAGGCGCTGCGTTTGCTGCAGGAAGGCGTGGCCGATGTGGGAACGATCGACCGGCTGGCCCGCGACGGGGGGAGATTTCGGATGGGGCCGTTTCAGCTGATGGATCTGATCGGGATCGACGTCAACTTGGCGGTGAGCGAAAGCGTGTACCGGGCGATGTATGAGGAGCCGCGCTACCGTCCGCATCCGCTGCAGGCGCGGCTGGTGCAGGCCGGGACGCTCGGGCGGAAGACGGGAAGGGGGTTCTACCGCTATGACGACTAG
- a CDS encoding MFS transporter — protein sequence MLRLVAILVSIGLVGMTQGLIVPLLSFILEQREVSAVFNGISTTALFLGVIVASPFIELVVRKYGAKRTILYSTGLAFIMTLAFPIWDNLYAWIAFRVILGIALSGIFVSTEIWLNTILTANNRGRMFAFYGLAIAIGLMIGPLGINLLSISLWAPFLVSALCYIIPMLITIRIPDDDSRLGEAETEDGNGIKRWWRIFWLAPFAMLASLVYGYMDGALIGQFPIYGSRLEMAPATISLTLSVFVFGSIVFQFPLGWLSDIWGRRQTLLLASCIGLAGFLLLPLAQTNTWMLMTMFFLVGGALGSFYSLGLAYLGDLLYGSDLPTGNVLYTMLYGVGSIMGPSFTGAAIQYFGKEWFAWSIAAMLLIYAAYGLLHSQTIKNKGSAFTTSGN from the coding sequence ATGCTGCGACTTGTTGCAATATTAGTGAGCATCGGTCTGGTCGGGATGACGCAAGGTCTCATCGTGCCGCTGCTCTCGTTCATTCTGGAACAGCGCGAAGTCTCTGCTGTCTTCAACGGCATCTCCACCACCGCGCTGTTTTTAGGAGTCATCGTCGCCTCGCCGTTTATCGAACTGGTCGTTCGCAAGTACGGGGCGAAGCGCACGATCTTATACAGCACCGGACTGGCTTTCATCATGACGCTGGCCTTTCCGATCTGGGACAATCTCTACGCCTGGATCGCCTTCCGCGTCATCCTCGGGATCGCCCTCTCCGGCATCTTCGTCTCGACGGAGATCTGGCTGAACACGATATTGACAGCCAACAACCGCGGACGCATGTTCGCGTTTTATGGTCTGGCCATCGCGATCGGGCTGATGATCGGACCGCTGGGCATCAACCTGCTCAGCATCTCGCTGTGGGCCCCGTTCCTCGTCAGCGCGCTCTGCTACATCATTCCGATGCTGATCACCATTCGCATTCCGGATGACGACTCGCGGCTCGGAGAGGCGGAGACGGAAGACGGCAATGGCATCAAACGCTGGTGGCGCATCTTTTGGCTCGCCCCGTTTGCGATGCTGGCTTCTCTCGTCTACGGCTACATGGACGGCGCGCTGATCGGCCAGTTTCCGATCTACGGCTCCCGTCTGGAAATGGCGCCGGCGACGATCTCGCTGACGCTCTCGGTCTTCGTCTTTGGATCGATCGTCTTTCAGTTCCCGCTCGGCTGGCTCTCCGACATCTGGGGCCGCCGTCAGACGCTGCTGCTGGCAAGCTGCATCGGGTTGGCCGGTTTTCTACTGCTCCCCTTGGCACAGACCAACACCTGGATGCTGATGACGATGTTTTTCCTCGTCGGCGGTGCGTTAGGCTCGTTTTACTCGCTGGGCCTCGCTTACCTCGGGGACCTCTTGTACGGGAGCGATCTTCCGACCGGCAATGTCCTGTACACGATGCTGTACGGCGTCGGCTCGATCATGGGCCCGTCCTTTACCGGAGCGGCCATTCAGTACTTCGGCAAGGAATGGTTTGCCTGGTCGATCGCCGCGATGCTGCTGATCTACGCGGCCTACGGTTTACTTCACTCACAAACGATTAAAAACAAAGGTTCGGCGTTCACAACAAGTGGCAATTGA
- a CDS encoding tetratricopeptide repeat protein → MKATLGQKIRELRIRKGLTQSDLSAGLVTPSMISQIESDKANPSHNLLAAIAEKLDTPIEYFLTDTETQMEKVSVYKIAKALMATREYEKAIEMLIDLEENPSPHVSSIDVAYDLAVCYLNTGKLNDATDRFESVLDSAVARNDNGIQLLVLNKLGELSYMEKNYPIAIHYWKKAYEMIKKGQLAELYLQANIIKNLGTVYYKLGEYNEALTFYQESNSLLTGSNHFKQIGDIYLELSFTYREMGEFEKAAEYSQSALSIFQSLNNMKMTIDVKAKYGIVKGETGNIDEAISILTQCMRDYADIGCETEVGQLHSDLARILIQDNRVEQAAEHCASALKYFPEENLDRAHVYRMSGQIASAGNQAEDAAEFLRKAVTIYQDVQAFGELVKAYSILGDIYKAKGDFKEAMECLEKMNEAMEENLRERKIVI, encoded by the coding sequence ATGAAAGCCACTTTGGGACAGAAAATTCGTGAACTGAGAATTCGAAAAGGATTGACGCAAAGCGACCTGAGCGCAGGGCTGGTCACGCCGAGCATGATCTCCCAGATCGAATCGGACAAAGCCAACCCGTCGCACAACCTGCTCGCAGCGATCGCGGAGAAGCTGGACACGCCGATCGAGTACTTCCTGACCGACACCGAAACGCAGATGGAGAAGGTCAGCGTGTACAAGATCGCCAAGGCGTTGATGGCGACCCGCGAGTATGAGAAAGCGATCGAAATGCTGATCGATCTGGAAGAGAACCCGTCCCCGCACGTGTCTTCGATCGACGTCGCGTACGATCTGGCGGTCTGCTATCTGAACACGGGCAAGCTGAACGATGCCACCGACCGTTTCGAAAGCGTTTTGGATTCTGCAGTAGCGCGCAACGACAATGGCATTCAACTGCTCGTGCTGAACAAGCTGGGCGAACTCTCCTATATGGAGAAGAACTACCCGATCGCCATCCACTACTGGAAAAAGGCGTACGAGATGATCAAAAAGGGCCAGCTCGCCGAGCTGTACCTGCAGGCGAACATCATCAAGAACCTCGGCACCGTCTACTACAAGCTGGGCGAGTACAACGAGGCGCTGACGTTCTACCAGGAGTCCAACTCCCTGCTGACCGGCAGCAACCACTTTAAGCAGATCGGCGACATCTACCTCGAACTGTCCTTCACCTACCGCGAGATGGGCGAGTTTGAAAAAGCGGCCGAGTACTCGCAGTCGGCCTTGTCGATCTTCCAGTCCTTGAACAACATGAAAATGACGATCGACGTGAAGGCGAAATACGGCATCGTCAAAGGCGAGACCGGCAACATCGACGAAGCGATCTCCATCCTCACGCAATGTATGCGCGACTACGCGGACATCGGGTGCGAGACGGAAGTGGGCCAACTGCACAGCGACCTCGCCCGCATCCTGATCCAAGACAACCGCGTCGAGCAGGCGGCGGAGCACTGTGCATCCGCACTGAAGTACTTCCCGGAAGAGAACCTCGACCGCGCGCACGTCTACCGTATGAGCGGTCAGATCGCCTCGGCAGGCAACCAGGCGGAAGACGCTGCCGAGTTCCTGCGCAAGGCGGTCACGATCTATCAGGACGTGCAGGCGTTTGGCGAACTGGTCAAGGCGTACTCGATCCTCGGCGACATCTACAAAGCGAAAGGCGACTTCAAAGAAGCGATGGAGTGCCTCGAAAAAATGAACGAAGCGATGGAAGAAAACCTTCGCGAGCGCAAGATCGTAATTTAA
- a CDS encoding metal-dependent hydrolase: MDNVTHALHGLALYAAAATDPALAQDPTAMSAVLWAVSLGSQAPDFDFVVRLFGGDIAYLKHHRGISHSIPAWLIWPTVLALVLWFFFPGHFGLLWWWSFLGVIVHVGMDLLTTYGTAAFWPLSKRRYGWDVLMIVDLVLWAFGALGIYLWWTGVSPERVLWYTILPSIVYLLLRVAVQYYLRSRVRRYYEKTGVDIGRISVIPFLGMFRWNLVVESPQGYQLGTAHLRKGISIKDSYARQGAEQVMAELEHSQVYQVFRWFARHLFLEVKTDEQGQMRAEMADLTFGFSDRLPLMAQVTLDAEGKVLEEKLIRKPDKFRKTDKKTQQNKNHDAK; encoded by the coding sequence ATGGATAATGTCACGCATGCTCTTCACGGTCTCGCGTTGTATGCAGCAGCTGCGACCGATCCGGCCTTGGCACAGGACCCGACGGCGATGAGCGCTGTGCTGTGGGCGGTGTCGCTCGGTTCGCAGGCGCCCGATTTTGATTTTGTCGTCCGGCTGTTCGGCGGGGACATTGCCTATTTGAAACATCACCGCGGGATCTCCCATTCGATCCCGGCCTGGCTGATCTGGCCGACCGTGCTGGCGCTTGTGCTGTGGTTCTTTTTTCCGGGCCATTTCGGCTTGCTCTGGTGGTGGAGTTTCCTCGGGGTGATCGTGCATGTGGGGATGGATCTGCTCACGACGTACGGGACGGCAGCGTTTTGGCCGCTTTCCAAACGCCGCTACGGATGGGACGTGTTAATGATCGTTGATCTCGTGCTCTGGGCGTTCGGCGCCTTGGGGATCTACTTGTGGTGGACGGGAGTGTCTCCTGAGCGCGTACTCTGGTATACAATTTTGCCCTCGATAGTCTATCTGTTGCTGCGTGTTGCCGTGCAGTATTATCTGCGCAGCCGCGTGCGGCGCTACTATGAAAAAACGGGTGTGGACATCGGGCGCATCTCGGTGATCCCGTTCCTCGGCATGTTCCGCTGGAATCTCGTCGTGGAGAGCCCACAAGGCTATCAGCTCGGCACCGCGCATCTGCGCAAGGGGATCTCGATCAAGGATTCCTACGCGCGCCAAGGAGCGGAGCAGGTGATGGCCGAACTGGAACACTCGCAGGTGTATCAAGTGTTCCGCTGGTTTGCGCGCCATCTGTTTCTGGAAGTGAAAACGGATGAGCAGGGCCAGATGCGGGCGGAGATGGCCGATCTGACGTTTGGCTTCAGCGACCGGCTGCCGCTGATGGCGCAGGTGACGCTCGATGCGGAAGGCAAGGTGCTCGAGGAAAAGCTGATCCGCAAGCCTGACAAATTCCGCAAAACCGACAAAAAAACGCAGCAAAACAAAAACCACGACGCCAAATGA